Proteins from a genomic interval of Polaribacter sp. Q13:
- the infC gene encoding translation initiation factor IF-3 → MKEDQHRINEKIRYVDEVRLVGDNIEVGVYPLDKAKELAREQELDLVEISPKAKPPVCKIIDYKKFLYEQKKREKVLKSKATKVTIKEIRFGPQTDEHDYEFKKKHALKFLQEGAKLKAFVFFKGRSIIFKEQGQILLLKLAQELEEYGKVEQLPKLEGKRMIMFIAPKKLK, encoded by the coding sequence ATCAAAGAAGATCAACATAGAATTAATGAGAAAATAAGATATGTTGACGAAGTTCGTCTTGTGGGCGATAACATAGAAGTTGGTGTATATCCTTTAGATAAAGCTAAAGAATTAGCCAGAGAACAGGAATTAGATTTGGTTGAAATATCACCAAAAGCTAAACCTCCTGTTTGTAAAATTATTGATTACAAGAAATTCTTGTATGAGCAAAAAAAACGTGAAAAGGTTTTAAAATCGAAAGCTACAAAAGTGACGATTAAAGAAATACGTTTTGGACCTCAAACTGATGAGCATGATTATGAGTTTAAAAAGAAACATGCTCTTAAATTCTTACAAGAAGGTGCTAAGTTAAAAGCATTTGTATTCTTTAAAGGACGTTCTATTATATTTAAAGAACAAGGTCAAATTTTATTATTAAAATTAGCCCAAGAGTTAGAAGAATATGGTAAAGTAGAACAGTTACCAAAATTAGAAGGTAAACGTATGATTATGTTTATAGCTCCTAAAAAACTAAAATAA